In the Flavisolibacter tropicus genome, one interval contains:
- a CDS encoding glycosyltransferase: protein MRLAIISMLDIAPWGGSEVLWSATAKLALLAKHEVFTSTYYWEQPPAVIRELSQLGAKTHFRKGYQPDLASRLLERIRHVIKSESREIKALKKFNPERILINQAGAYDMVRNADLMSWLLTTPKPFFICCNGYHEDEVLTEESRAILLKIFMKAKGVFVICKRQATVIMKQLAHQLSNIQLINNPVNLKEIKCQELPSFTMIQMASVASLHVHLKGQDILLEVLSAEKWKRRAWQLNLYGDGPHKTYLQELVEYFGLQGRVAFKGHVPDVNSIWQNNHLLVLCSRTESGPMALTEAMLCGRPTVATRVGKVPELLQDNQNGYVAAAATVVLLEEALERAWQNRENWSAIGKRAHDSALAMVDLHAPETYLNLLLTE, encoded by the coding sequence ATGAGATTAGCTATTATATCAATGTTGGATATAGCGCCATGGGGCGGAAGTGAAGTTTTGTGGTCTGCAACAGCAAAGCTGGCACTTTTGGCGAAACACGAAGTCTTTACTTCCACGTACTATTGGGAGCAGCCACCGGCAGTTATCAGAGAGCTAAGTCAATTGGGGGCTAAAACTCATTTTAGAAAGGGCTATCAACCCGATTTGGCCTCGCGCTTGCTAGAGCGTATCAGGCATGTCATAAAAAGCGAATCAAGAGAAATCAAAGCGTTAAAAAAGTTCAATCCAGAGAGGATATTGATCAATCAGGCAGGCGCTTACGATATGGTGCGCAACGCAGATCTCATGTCTTGGCTGTTGACTACCCCAAAACCTTTTTTTATCTGCTGCAATGGTTATCATGAAGATGAGGTATTGACAGAGGAAAGTAGAGCTATTCTCTTGAAGATATTTATGAAGGCAAAAGGAGTATTTGTAATTTGTAAGCGACAGGCTACTGTTATCATGAAGCAGTTGGCGCATCAACTTTCAAACATACAACTGATCAATAATCCGGTAAATCTGAAAGAGATCAAATGTCAGGAATTGCCTTCTTTTACTATGATTCAAATGGCAAGTGTGGCCAGTCTGCATGTTCATCTGAAAGGTCAGGATATCTTATTAGAAGTATTGAGTGCAGAGAAATGGAAAAGAAGGGCTTGGCAGCTCAATTTATATGGGGATGGTCCACATAAGACCTATCTTCAGGAGTTAGTGGAATACTTTGGGTTGCAAGGTCGCGTGGCTTTTAAAGGACATGTTCCTGACGTAAATAGTATCTGGCAAAACAATCATTTGTTAGTGCTTTGCTCTCGAACAGAATCGGGCCCCATGGCGCTAACGGAAGCCATGCTTTGTGGGCGGCCAACAGTGGCTACACGTGTGGGTAAGGTACCCGAGCTGCTGCAGGATAATCAGAATGGATATGTGGCGGCAGCTGCTACGGTTGTGTTGTTGGAGGAAGCATTAGAGCGTGCTTGGCAGAATAGGGAGAATTGGAGTGCTATTGGTAAGCGTGCACATGATTCAGCGTTAGCTATGGTAGATCTACATGCCCCGGAAACGTATTTGAATCTTTTGCTGACTGAATAA